One stretch of Prunus persica cultivar Lovell chromosome G1, Prunus_persica_NCBIv2, whole genome shotgun sequence DNA includes these proteins:
- the LOC18792011 gene encoding aldehyde oxidase GLOX1 — translation MKHPTLILSTFLLLLSISPPAHAAGGKWQLLQQNIGISAMHMQLLHNDRVVLFDRTDFGKSNLSLPDGKCVGNDCTAHSAEYDVTTNTFRPLTVLSDVWCSSGSVAPDGRLIQTGGFTNGERRVRIFEPCTGCDWKEIENGLAARRWYATDHILPDGRQIIIGGRRQFNYEFYPKSASTNKVFSLPFLVQTNDPDAENNLYPFVFLNVDGNLFIFANNRAILFDYVKNNVVKTYPQIPGGDPRSYPSTGSAVLLPLKNLKARSIEAEVLVCGGAPTGSYIKATKGTFTGALNTCARIKITDPNPQWVLETMPQARVMGDMTLLPDGTVLLINGASNGAAGWELGRNPVLNPVVYRPDNAAGSRFEQQNPTTIPRMYHSTAVLLRDGRVLVGGSNPHPNYEFTNVLFPTELRVEAFNPDYLDAKYGNLRPKIVTPKSQAKINYGKKLTIRFSVTGTLATNSVSVTMVAPSFTTHSFSMNHRSLVLASENVKSVGKSAYEVEVTTPASGNLAPSGYYLLYVVHQQIPSDGIWVQIM, via the coding sequence ATGAAGCACCCAACTCTCATTCTTTCAACGTTCCTCCTTCTCCTCTCAATCTCTCCTCCGGCCCACGCTGCCGGAGGCAAATGGCAACTGTTGCAACAAAACATCGGCATCTCCGCCATGCACATGCAGCTCCTCCACAACGACCGTGTCGTCCTCTTCGACCGCACCGACTTCGGCAAGTCCAACTTGTCATTGCCCGATGGTAAATGCGTCGGAAACGACTGCACAGCCCACTCCGCAGAGTACGACGTCACCACCAACACCTTTCGCCCCCTCACCGTGCTAAGCGACGTCTGGTGCTCCTCCGGCTCCGTTGCCCCCGACGGCCGCCTCATCCAAACCGGCGGATTCACCAACGGCGAGCGCCGCGTCAGGATCTTCGAGCCCTGCACCGGTTGTGATTGGAAGGAGATCGAGAACGGCTTAGCCGCTCGCCGTTGGTACGCCACCGATCATATTCTGCCTGATGGACGCCAGATCATCATCGGCGGAAGGCGGCAGTTCAACTACGAGTTTTATCCCAAGAGCGCGTCTACAAACAAAGTCTTCAGTCTGCCGTTCCTCGTGCAGACCAATGACCCAGACGCCGAAAACAATCTCTACCCTTTTGTTTTCCTCAACGTGGATGGCAACTTATTCATTTTCGCAAACAATCGTGCTATTTTGTTCGACTACGTCAAGAACAACGTCGTTAAAACTTACCCGCAAATACCCGGAGGCGACCCGAGGTCATACCCGAGCACGGGCTCAGCTGTGTTGCTGCCATTAAAAAACTTAAAGGCTCGGTCTATTGAGGCCGAGGTTTTGGTTTGTGGTGGAGCCCCCACAGGGTCTTATATCAAGGCAACAAAGGGTACTTTTACGGGAGCTCTAAATACATGCGCTCGGATCAAAATAACCGACCCGAACCCGCAGTGGGTCTTGGAGACCATGCCTCAAGCTAGAGTCATGGGTGACATGACATTGCTTCCGGACGGCACCGTTTTGCTCATCAATGGTGCGTCAAATGGGGCAGCGGGTTGGGAACTCGGGCGGAACCCGGTGTTGAACCCCGTTGTTTACCGACCCGATAATGCAGCCGGGTCAAGATTCGAGCAGCAGAACCCGACCACCATCCCGCGTATGTACCATTCGACAGCGGTGTTGCTACGCGATGGTAGAGTGCTGGTTGGAGGCAGTAACCCTCATCCTAATTACGAGTTCACTAACGTGCTTTTCCCAACGGAGTTAAGAGTAGAGGCGTTTAATCCCGATTATCTGGACGCTAAGTACGGAAATTTGCGTCCCAAAATCGTCACACCGAAATCACAAGCTAAGATCAATTACGGTAAAAAATTAACCATTCGGTTTTCCGTGACGGGAACGCTAGCAACGAATTCGGTGTCAGTGACGATGGTGGCGCCGTCTTTTACGACACATTCGTTCTCGATGAATCACAGGTCTTTGGTTCTTGCTTCCGAGAACGTAAAGAGTGTTGGGAAGTCGGCGTATGAAGTTGAGGTGACGACACCGGCTTCTGGAAATCTTGCACCCTCAGGATATTATCTTTTGTATGTGGTTCATCAGCAAATTCCAAGTGACGGCATCTGGGTCCAAATTATGTGA